A window of Streptomyces caniferus contains these coding sequences:
- a CDS encoding heavy metal translocating P-type ATPase, with translation MATAVGEHGVELEIGGMTCASCAARIEKKLNRMEGVTATVNYATEKAQVTVAGDSGVEAADLIATVERTGYTAALPRPPAPAPDTTGGDGAPADGRTDADGLAPLRQRLLISLALSVPVVLMAMVPPLQFTNWQWLSLTLAAPVVAYGAWPFHRAAWTNLRHGSATMDTLISMGTLAALGWSVWALFFGTAGMPGMTHPFELTIARTDGSGSIYLEAAAGVTTFILAGRYFEARAKRKAGAALRALLELGAKDVTVVRDGREVRVPIAALRTGDRFTVRPGEKIATDGKVLEGASAVDASMLTGESVPVEVSPGDTVTGATVNAGGRLVVEATRVGADTQLARMARLVEDAQNGKAAAQRLADRISAVFVPAVIVLALGTLGYWLATGAGAVAAFTAAVAVLIIACPCALGLATPTALMVGTGRGAQLGILLKGPEVLESTRRVDTVVLDKTGTVTTGVMTLTGVHVAEGVTEREVLRLAGALEHASEHPVARAVAAGAAQRTGDGDTGALPAAEEFANVPGLGVRGVVEGHAVLVGRAQLLKESDQFLPPELAAAKAAAEAEGRTAVTVGWDGAARAVLVVSDAVKPTSAEAVRRLRDLGLTPVLLTGDNRAVATAVAAEVGIDEVIAEVLPEDKVAVVERLQSEGRSVAMVGDGVNDAAALARADLGLAMGTGTDAAIEAGDLTLVRGDLRAAADAIRLARATLGTIRTNLFWAFGYNVAALPLAAAGLLNPMIAGAAMAFSSVFVVGNSLRLRRFRAQTR, from the coding sequence AGAAGAAGCTCAACCGCATGGAGGGGGTCACCGCCACCGTCAACTACGCGACCGAGAAGGCCCAGGTGACCGTCGCCGGCGACAGCGGCGTCGAGGCGGCCGACCTGATCGCCACCGTGGAACGGACCGGCTACACCGCGGCCCTCCCCCGACCGCCGGCACCGGCACCGGACACCACCGGCGGCGACGGCGCCCCCGCGGACGGCCGGACCGACGCCGACGGCCTCGCCCCGCTCCGGCAGCGCCTGCTGATCTCCCTCGCGCTCTCCGTCCCGGTCGTACTGATGGCGATGGTGCCGCCCCTGCAGTTCACCAACTGGCAGTGGCTGTCGCTGACCCTGGCCGCGCCCGTGGTCGCGTACGGCGCCTGGCCGTTCCACCGGGCCGCCTGGACGAACCTGCGGCACGGCAGCGCCACGATGGACACCCTCATCTCCATGGGCACCCTCGCGGCACTGGGCTGGTCGGTGTGGGCGCTGTTCTTCGGCACCGCGGGCATGCCCGGCATGACCCACCCCTTCGAGCTGACCATCGCCCGCACGGACGGCAGCGGCAGCATCTACCTGGAGGCCGCGGCCGGTGTCACCACCTTCATCCTGGCCGGGCGCTACTTCGAGGCGCGCGCGAAGCGGAAGGCGGGTGCGGCGCTGCGGGCGCTGCTGGAGCTGGGCGCCAAGGACGTGACCGTGGTGCGCGACGGCCGGGAAGTCCGTGTCCCCATCGCCGCGTTGCGGACCGGCGACCGATTCACCGTCCGGCCCGGGGAGAAGATCGCCACCGACGGCAAGGTGCTGGAGGGCGCCTCCGCCGTGGACGCCTCGATGCTCACCGGCGAGTCCGTCCCCGTCGAGGTCTCCCCCGGCGACACCGTCACCGGGGCCACCGTCAACGCGGGCGGCCGGCTGGTCGTCGAGGCCACCCGGGTCGGCGCGGACACCCAGCTCGCCCGGATGGCGCGGCTGGTCGAGGACGCGCAGAACGGCAAGGCCGCGGCCCAGCGGCTGGCGGACCGGATCTCCGCGGTCTTCGTCCCTGCCGTGATCGTCCTCGCCCTCGGCACCCTCGGCTACTGGCTCGCCACCGGCGCGGGCGCGGTGGCCGCCTTCACGGCCGCCGTCGCCGTCCTGATCATCGCCTGCCCCTGCGCCCTGGGGCTCGCCACCCCGACCGCGCTGATGGTCGGCACCGGACGCGGCGCCCAGCTCGGCATCCTGCTCAAGGGGCCCGAGGTGCTGGAGTCGACCCGGCGGGTGGACACCGTCGTCCTGGACAAGACCGGCACGGTCACCACCGGCGTGATGACGCTGACCGGGGTCCACGTCGCCGAGGGCGTCACCGAGCGCGAGGTGCTCCGCCTGGCCGGCGCGCTGGAGCACGCCTCCGAGCACCCCGTCGCCCGTGCCGTCGCGGCCGGCGCCGCGCAGCGGACCGGGGACGGCGACACGGGCGCGCTGCCCGCCGCCGAGGAGTTCGCGAACGTCCCTGGCCTGGGCGTCCGGGGAGTCGTCGAGGGGCACGCCGTGCTGGTCGGCCGCGCGCAGCTGCTGAAGGAGTCGGACCAGTTCCTGCCGCCCGAGCTGGCGGCCGCCAAGGCCGCGGCCGAGGCCGAGGGGCGTACCGCGGTCACCGTCGGCTGGGACGGCGCGGCCCGCGCGGTGCTGGTGGTGTCGGACGCGGTGAAGCCCACCAGCGCCGAGGCGGTGCGCCGGCTGCGGGACCTGGGGCTCACGCCGGTCCTGCTGACCGGCGACAACCGGGCCGTCGCGACGGCGGTCGCCGCCGAGGTCGGGATCGACGAGGTGATCGCCGAGGTGCTCCCCGAGGACAAGGTGGCGGTCGTCGAACGGCTGCAGTCCGAGGGCCGCTCGGTGGCCATGGTCGGCGACGGCGTCAACGACGCGGCCGCGCTGGCCCGCGCCGACCTGGGGCTAGCGATGGGCACCGGCACGGACGCCGCCATCGAGGCCGGTGACCTCACCCTCGTACGGGGCGATCTGCGCGCCGCGGCGGACGCCATCCGGCTGGCCCGCGCGACCCTCGGCACCATCCGGACCAACCTGTTCTGGGCGTTCGGCTACAACGTCGCGGCACTGCCGCTGGCCGCGGCCGGACTCCTCAACCCGATGATCGCCGGGGCCGCGATGGCGTTCTCGTCGGTCTTCGTCGTCGGCAACAGCCTGCGGCTGCGCCGCTTCCGCGCGCAGACCCGGTAG
- a CDS encoding beta-ketoacyl-ACP synthase III, whose product MTGSRVLALGHYQPSGVLTNDDLAKIVDTDDAWIRSRVGIRTRHVAAPDETVDSMASAAAAKALAASGLAPQDIDLVLVATCTATDRSPNTAARVAARLGLDAPATMDLNVVCSGFTHALATADHAIRAGSATHALVIGAEKFTEVVDWADRSTCVLVGDGAGAAVVSASAEPGIGPVLWGSVPQMGGAVRIEGEPARFAQEGQTVYRWATTQLPAIARKVCERSGITPADLAGVVLHQANLRIIEPVAERLGAVNAVVAKDVVDSGNTSAASVPLALSKLVERREISSGAPVLLFAFGGNLSYAGQVIHCP is encoded by the coding sequence ATGACCGGGTCACGCGTCCTGGCTCTCGGCCATTACCAGCCCTCCGGCGTGCTCACCAACGACGACCTCGCCAAGATCGTCGACACCGACGACGCCTGGATCCGCAGCCGGGTGGGCATCCGCACCCGCCATGTCGCCGCCCCGGACGAGACCGTGGACTCCATGGCCTCCGCCGCCGCGGCCAAGGCCCTGGCCGCCAGTGGCCTGGCCCCGCAGGACATCGACCTGGTGCTGGTCGCCACCTGCACGGCCACCGACCGCAGCCCGAACACCGCGGCCCGGGTCGCCGCCCGTCTCGGGCTGGACGCACCCGCCACGATGGACCTCAACGTCGTCTGCTCCGGCTTCACCCATGCGCTGGCCACCGCCGACCACGCCATCCGGGCCGGTTCCGCGACCCATGCGCTGGTCATCGGGGCGGAGAAGTTCACCGAGGTCGTGGACTGGGCCGACCGCTCGACCTGTGTGCTGGTCGGCGACGGCGCGGGCGCCGCGGTCGTCAGTGCCTCGGCCGAGCCGGGCATCGGTCCCGTGCTGTGGGGCTCGGTGCCGCAGATGGGCGGTGCGGTCCGTATCGAGGGCGAGCCGGCCCGGTTCGCCCAGGAGGGCCAGACCGTCTACCGCTGGGCGACCACCCAGCTGCCGGCCATCGCCCGCAAGGTGTGCGAACGCTCCGGGATCACGCCCGCCGACCTCGCCGGCGTGGTGCTCCACCAGGCCAACCTGCGGATCATCGAGCCGGTCGCGGAGCGGCTCGGCGCGGTCAACGCGGTGGTCGCCAAGGACGTCGTCGACTCCGGGAACACCTCCGCGGCCTCCGTGCCGCTCGCCCTGTCCAAGCTGGTCGAACGGCGCGAGATCAGCTCCGGCGCGCCCGTGCTGCTGTTCGCCTTCGGCGGCAACCTCTCGTACGCGGGACAGGTCATCCACTGCCCGTGA
- a CDS encoding VOC family protein, with amino-acid sequence MTTTSSSTTPSAPRFAAVGMVVADMAAALAFYRRLGLDVPAEADHAPHAEALLPGGLRLMWDSYETARAIDPDWTPPQGGTPTGLAFECAGPAGVDAVYAELTAAGYTGEKPPWDAFWGQRYAVVQDPDGHGVDLFAPLP; translated from the coding sequence ATGACCACCACTTCTTCCTCCACCACACCGTCCGCCCCGCGGTTCGCCGCCGTCGGCATGGTCGTGGCCGATATGGCCGCGGCCCTCGCCTTCTACCGCCGCCTCGGCCTGGACGTCCCCGCCGAGGCGGACCACGCCCCGCACGCCGAGGCCCTGCTCCCCGGCGGTCTGCGGCTGATGTGGGACAGCTACGAGACCGCCCGTGCCATCGACCCGGACTGGACGCCGCCGCAGGGCGGCACGCCGACCGGCCTGGCCTTCGAGTGCGCGGGCCCCGCCGGGGTCGACGCGGTCTACGCGGAACTCACCGCCGCCGGCTACACGGGCGAGAAACCGCCGTGGGACGCCTTCTGGGGGCAGCGCTACGCCGTCGTACAGGATCCGGACGGCCATGGCGTCGACCTGTTCGCGCCGCTGCCCTAG
- a CDS encoding glutaminase, translating to MDYQAVLEEVAAHARPYARQGRVADYIPALERVSSDRFGIAVADIHGEVYGVGDWETPFSVQSISKTFSLALVMSQSHDGHDDIWRRVGREPSGTPFNSLVQLEAENGIPRNPFINAGALVVTDRLQTLTGDASTSMLHFLREESGNPDLAFDQAVADSEAEHGDRNAALAHFMASFGNLENPVPSVIEHYFWQCSIEMSCRDLAVAGGFLARHGLRADGSRLLEAREAKRINAVMLTCGTYDAAGEFAYRVGLPAKSGVGGGIIAVIPGRCTLCVWSPGLDARGNSVAGAAALDHFTTLTGWSVF from the coding sequence ATGGACTACCAGGCCGTTCTCGAGGAGGTGGCGGCCCACGCGAGGCCGTATGCGCGACAGGGCAGGGTCGCCGACTACATACCGGCCCTCGAACGGGTCTCCTCGGACCGCTTCGGGATCGCGGTGGCCGACATCCACGGCGAGGTGTACGGGGTCGGCGACTGGGAGACCCCGTTCTCCGTCCAGTCCATCTCCAAAACCTTCTCCCTGGCGCTGGTGATGTCGCAGAGCCATGACGGCCACGACGACATCTGGCGGCGGGTGGGCCGCGAGCCGTCCGGTACGCCGTTCAACTCGCTGGTCCAGCTGGAGGCGGAGAACGGCATCCCGCGCAACCCGTTCATCAACGCGGGCGCGCTGGTGGTCACCGACCGGCTGCAGACCCTCACCGGCGACGCCAGCACCTCGATGCTGCACTTCCTGCGCGAGGAGAGCGGCAACCCGGACCTCGCCTTCGACCAGGCGGTGGCCGACTCCGAGGCCGAGCACGGTGACCGCAACGCCGCGCTGGCGCACTTCATGGCGTCCTTCGGCAACCTGGAGAACCCCGTCCCCAGCGTCATCGAGCACTACTTCTGGCAGTGCTCGATCGAGATGAGCTGCCGGGACCTGGCCGTCGCCGGCGGATTCCTCGCCCGGCACGGGCTGCGCGCCGACGGGAGCCGGCTGCTGGAGGCCCGCGAGGCCAAGCGGATCAACGCGGTGATGCTGACCTGCGGCACGTACGACGCGGCGGGGGAGTTCGCCTACCGCGTCGGGCTGCCCGCGAAGAGCGGGGTCGGCGGCGGCATCATCGCCGTGATCCCGGGCCGCTGCACGCTGTGCGTCTGGAGCCCCGGACTCGACGCCCGCGGCAACTCCGTGGCGGGCGCGGCGGCGCTGGACCACTTCACGACGCTGACGGGCTGGTCGGTGTTCTGA
- a CDS encoding helix-turn-helix transcriptional regulator, producing the protein MGEERDTEEPLGVPGTPGGYRERASRLAGAVLWTRTAVPSDRPVLPDGCTDLIWSEGRLLVAGPDTGPHLPEGIVPCTRYVGLRFAPGQGPAVFGVPARELRDQRVPLADLWPAARVRELTGRLAAAGAPDGGGVGRVLEETAGARLQDATTPGDLIAAVAAALARGRPVAEVARSVGLGERRLHRLSLDAFGYGPKTLTRVLRLVRALDLARSGMPGAQVAACAGYADQAHLAREVKSLAGAPMGVLLAPG; encoded by the coding sequence GTGGGCGAAGAGCGCGACACGGAGGAGCCACTCGGCGTACCCGGCACACCCGGCGGATACCGGGAGCGGGCGTCGCGGCTGGCCGGTGCGGTGCTGTGGACGCGCACCGCGGTCCCGTCGGACCGGCCGGTGCTGCCCGACGGCTGTACGGACCTGATCTGGAGCGAGGGCCGGCTGCTGGTGGCCGGCCCGGACACCGGGCCGCACCTCCCGGAGGGCATCGTGCCCTGCACCCGCTACGTGGGGCTGCGCTTCGCACCGGGGCAGGGTCCGGCCGTCTTCGGCGTACCGGCCCGTGAACTGCGCGATCAGCGGGTGCCCTTGGCGGACCTGTGGCCCGCCGCCCGGGTACGGGAGCTGACCGGGCGGCTGGCGGCGGCCGGGGCGCCGGACGGCGGGGGCGTCGGCCGCGTCCTGGAGGAGACCGCCGGGGCGCGTCTCCAGGACGCCACCACGCCGGGGGACCTCATCGCCGCCGTCGCCGCGGCGCTCGCCCGCGGCCGTCCCGTCGCCGAGGTGGCCCGGTCCGTCGGGCTCGGCGAACGCCGGCTGCACCGGCTCAGCCTCGACGCGTTCGGCTACGGCCCCAAGACCCTGACCCGGGTGCTCAGGCTCGTCCGCGCGCTCGACCTGGCGCGCTCCGGGATGCCCGGCGCCCAGGTCGCGGCGTGCGCCGGCTACGCGGACCAGGCGCACCTCGCCCGCGAGGTGAAGTCGCTGGCGGGGGCCCCGATGGGGGTGCTGCTCGCCCCGGGTTAG
- a CDS encoding 1-aminocyclopropane-1-carboxylate deaminase/D-cysteine desulfhydrase, with protein MGSVTSTDPGPPPDPRTLRPRLPSPLQEIEDEPFARRGVRLLLKRDDLIHPDLPGNKWRKLAPNLRAAAEAGDRALLTFGGAYSNHLRATAAAGRLLGFATIGVVRGDELADAPLNPSLARCAADGMRLHFLDRARYRRSGDPDVLAALHDRFGAFRVIPEGGSNALAARGCAELGRELSGVADTVAVACGTGGTLAGLAAGLGPGERALGLPVLKGGDPHFLQGTVEELQRAAFGGPRGDWRLDGRFHCGGYARRTPDLDAFADAFEDRHQLPLERIYVAKLLYGLTTLAGEGAFAPGRTVAAVITGTP; from the coding sequence ATGGGCAGCGTGACCAGCACCGACCCCGGCCCGCCGCCGGACCCGCGCACCCTGCGCCCGCGACTGCCCTCTCCCCTCCAGGAGATCGAGGACGAGCCGTTCGCGCGCCGCGGCGTACGGCTGCTGCTCAAGCGGGACGATCTGATCCACCCGGATCTGCCGGGCAACAAATGGCGCAAGCTGGCGCCGAACCTGCGCGCCGCGGCCGAAGCGGGCGACCGCGCGCTGCTGACCTTCGGCGGCGCGTACTCCAACCATCTGCGGGCCACCGCGGCGGCGGGCCGGCTGCTGGGCTTCGCCACCATCGGTGTGGTCCGCGGCGACGAGCTCGCCGACGCACCGCTCAACCCGTCGCTGGCCCGCTGCGCCGCCGACGGTATGCGGCTGCACTTCCTCGACCGGGCCCGCTACCGCCGCTCCGGCGACCCGGACGTGCTCGCCGCGCTGCACGACCGTTTCGGCGCGTTCCGCGTCATACCGGAGGGCGGCAGCAACGCCCTCGCCGCGCGGGGCTGTGCGGAGCTGGGACGGGAGCTGAGCGGCGTCGCGGACACGGTCGCGGTGGCCTGCGGCACGGGCGGCACCCTGGCCGGACTCGCCGCGGGGCTGGGGCCGGGCGAGCGGGCCCTGGGCCTTCCCGTACTGAAGGGCGGCGACCCGCACTTCCTCCAGGGGACGGTCGAGGAGCTGCAGCGCGCGGCGTTCGGCGGGCCGCGCGGCGACTGGCGCCTGGACGGCCGCTTCCACTGCGGCGGATACGCCCGCCGCACCCCGGACCTGGACGCGTTCGCGGACGCCTTCGAGGACCGGCACCAGCTGCCCCTGGAGCGGATCTACGTCGCCAAGCTGCTGTACGGGCTGACGACGCTGGCCGGGGAGGGCGCCTTCGCCCCCGGCCGCACGGTCGCCGCCGTGATCACCGGTACGCCGTGA
- a CDS encoding Na+/H+ antiporter → MAVMPLFLLVAGSAAVAGLARRTPVPAPLLLVAAGLAASFVPGIPDYTLDPHIVLPLVLPPLLHTAALDSSYLDLRANLRPVVLLSVGYVLFATLAVGYLAYLVIPGLPLTVALVLGAVVAPPDAVAATAIARRLGLPHRITTILQGESLFNDATAITAYKVLLAAALGVGATWGDGIKEFAIASLGGIGIGVVLMVPLHWLRVRLRESALLENTLSLLIPFFAYAAAEQLHASGVLAVVVVGLYLGHRSWQVDFETRLQEEAVWKVVSFVLESAVFALIGLQLRVVLRGLGEFGAAEALWYAAVMFLAVVLARFVWVFPATYLPRALSARIRVREPGTNWKSPVVVGWAGMRGVVSLAIAFSLPSTVPGGGPFPARNLVLFLTFTTVIATLVIQGLTLPPLIRALKLPGPDPHRETLAEAQAQNEASRAAEERLEELLGDERNALPEPLADRLRTIMERRRNAVWERLGAVNEVTGESADETYRRLAREMIETERRVFVQLRDTGRIDDEMLRTLLRRLDLEEAAAYREEAS, encoded by the coding sequence ATGGCTGTGATGCCGCTGTTTTTGCTGGTCGCCGGGAGCGCGGCGGTCGCCGGGCTGGCGCGCCGTACCCCCGTCCCCGCGCCGTTGCTGCTGGTCGCCGCGGGCCTCGCGGCCTCCTTCGTCCCCGGCATCCCGGACTACACCCTCGATCCGCACATCGTGCTGCCGCTGGTGCTGCCGCCGCTGCTGCACACCGCGGCGCTGGACAGCTCGTACCTGGACCTGCGGGCCAATCTGCGGCCGGTGGTGCTGCTGTCCGTCGGATACGTCCTGTTCGCCACGCTCGCCGTCGGCTACCTGGCCTACCTCGTCATTCCGGGCCTGCCGCTGACCGTCGCCCTGGTCCTGGGGGCCGTCGTCGCCCCGCCGGACGCCGTCGCGGCCACCGCCATCGCCCGCCGGCTGGGGCTGCCGCACCGGATCACCACGATCCTGCAGGGCGAATCGCTGTTCAACGACGCCACCGCGATCACCGCGTACAAGGTCCTGCTGGCCGCGGCCCTCGGGGTCGGCGCCACCTGGGGCGACGGGATCAAGGAATTCGCCATCGCCTCGCTGGGCGGCATCGGCATCGGCGTGGTCCTGATGGTGCCGCTGCACTGGCTGCGGGTCCGCCTGCGGGAGTCGGCGCTGCTGGAGAACACCCTCTCGCTGCTCATCCCGTTCTTCGCCTACGCGGCGGCCGAGCAGCTCCACGCCTCCGGGGTGCTCGCCGTCGTCGTGGTCGGCCTCTACCTGGGGCACCGCTCCTGGCAGGTCGACTTCGAGACCCGGCTCCAGGAGGAAGCGGTGTGGAAGGTGGTCTCCTTCGTCCTGGAGTCCGCCGTCTTCGCGCTGATCGGGCTGCAGCTGCGGGTCGTGCTGCGCGGGCTGGGGGAGTTCGGGGCGGCCGAGGCCCTCTGGTACGCGGCCGTGATGTTCCTCGCCGTGGTCCTGGCGCGCTTCGTCTGGGTCTTTCCCGCGACCTATCTGCCGCGCGCCCTGTCGGCCCGGATCCGGGTCCGTGAGCCGGGGACGAACTGGAAGTCACCGGTCGTCGTCGGCTGGGCCGGGATGCGCGGGGTGGTGTCGCTGGCCATCGCGTTCTCGCTGCCGTCCACCGTGCCCGGCGGCGGTCCCTTCCCGGCCCGCAACCTCGTGCTCTTCCTGACCTTCACCACCGTCATCGCCACCCTCGTCATCCAGGGGCTGACGCTGCCGCCGCTGATCCGCGCGCTGAAGCTGCCCGGCCCCGACCCCCACAGGGAGACGCTCGCCGAGGCGCAGGCGCAGAACGAGGCCTCGCGCGCCGCCGAGGAGCGTCTGGAGGAGCTGCTCGGGGACGAGCGCAACGCCCTGCCCGAGCCGCTCGCCGACCGGCTGCGCACGATCATGGAGCGGCGCCGCAACGCCGTGTGGGAGCGGCTCGGAGCGGTCAACGAGGTGACCGGGGAGTCGGCCGACGAGACCTACCGGCGGCTGGCCCGCGAGATGATCGAAACCGAGCGGCGGGTCTTCGTCCAGCTGCGGGACACCGGCCGGATTGACGACGAGATGCTGCGGACGCTGCTGCGCAGGCTGGATCTGGAGGAGGCGGCGGCCTACCGGGAGGAGGCCTCGTAG
- a CDS encoding UBP-type zinc finger domain-containing protein, which produces MSECTHVAELPRPEPSPLSATCLECLAAGSHPVQLRKCRVCGHVGCCDSSPFRHATRHFEETGHPVMRTFEPGESWRWCFVDQQLV; this is translated from the coding sequence ATGAGCGAGTGCACCCACGTTGCCGAACTGCCGCGCCCCGAACCGTCCCCGCTGAGCGCCACCTGCCTGGAGTGCCTGGCCGCCGGCAGCCACCCCGTACAGCTGCGCAAGTGCCGGGTCTGCGGCCACGTCGGCTGCTGCGATTCCTCGCCGTTCCGGCATGCGACCCGGCACTTCGAGGAGACCGGTCATCCCGTGATGCGGACCTTCGAGCCGGGCGAATCCTGGCGCTGGTGCTTCGTCGACCAGCAACTGGTGTGA
- a CDS encoding GNAT family N-acetyltransferase, with protein MIREATPDDVPVILAMIGELAEYERVPEAAQATEPQLTAALFGPQPAVFALIAEGDGVPVGFALWFRNFSTWTGTHGVYLEDLYVRPEARGGGHGKALLAALAEICVARGYERFEWPVLDWNEPSIGFYRSVGARPMDEWTVFRLTGEALHNLAGSSRVNGA; from the coding sequence ATGATCCGCGAAGCGACCCCCGACGACGTCCCCGTCATCCTGGCCATGATCGGCGAGCTGGCGGAGTACGAGCGTGTCCCCGAGGCCGCACAGGCCACCGAGCCGCAGCTCACCGCGGCGCTCTTCGGGCCGCAGCCGGCCGTCTTCGCGCTGATCGCGGAGGGCGACGGCGTACCGGTCGGCTTTGCCCTGTGGTTCCGGAACTTCTCGACGTGGACGGGCACGCACGGTGTCTACCTGGAGGATCTGTACGTCCGCCCCGAGGCGCGCGGCGGCGGCCACGGCAAGGCACTGCTCGCGGCCCTCGCGGAGATCTGCGTGGCCCGTGGATACGAGCGTTTCGAGTGGCCAGTCCTGGATTGGAACGAACCGTCCATCGGTTTTTACCGGTCCGTCGGCGCCCGACCCATGGACGAATGGACGGTCTTCCGGCTCACTGGAGAGGCACTGCACAACCTTGCGGGCAGCTCGCGCGTCAACGGAGCGTAA
- a CDS encoding anti-sigma factor, producing the protein MSQIAGEPGTQDFVEVRLPAAGAYLSVLRTATAGLAARLDFTLDEIEDLRIAVDEACAILLQQAVPGSVLSCVFRLIDDALQVTVSAPTTDGRAPERDTFAWTVLSALAGKVDSTVAEDRTVTISLYKERGAGPGPS; encoded by the coding sequence GTGTCCCAGATCGCAGGCGAGCCCGGGACTCAGGACTTCGTGGAAGTCCGTCTGCCCGCTGCGGGTGCCTACCTGTCCGTGCTGCGTACGGCGACGGCCGGACTCGCAGCCCGCTTGGACTTCACCCTCGACGAGATCGAGGATCTGCGCATCGCGGTCGACGAGGCCTGCGCGATCCTGCTGCAACAGGCCGTCCCCGGCAGTGTGCTGAGCTGCGTCTTCCGCCTCATCGACGACGCACTGCAGGTGACCGTTTCGGCCCCGACAACCGACGGCCGCGCCCCGGAGCGCGACACGTTCGCCTGGACGGTGCTCTCCGCACTGGCCGGCAAGGTCGATTCCACGGTCGCCGAGGACCGTACGGTCACCATCAGTCTGTACAAGGAGCGCGGCGCCGGTCCCGGACCGTCATGA
- a CDS encoding RNA polymerase sigma factor SigF, with the protein MASSATIPEQQARPHPVGVDDHGGRLDAAEQAERADHMEQSEQPGQQAHQHDAPAPEHQVQDQQHAHEPHPQDRSGARAMFYELRKLPDGSPERAELRNTLVRMHLPLVEHLARRFRNRGEPLDDLTQVATIGLIKSVDRFDPERGVEFSTYATPTVVGEIKRHFRDKGWAVRVPRRLQELRLSLTTATAELSQRHGRAPTVHELAEHLAISEEEVLEGLESANAYSTLSLDVPDTDDESPAVADTLGAEDEALEGVEYRESLKPLLEDLPPREKKILLLRFFGNMTQSQIAQEVGISQMHVSRLLARTLAQLRDKLLVEE; encoded by the coding sequence ATGGCGTCCAGTGCGACCATCCCCGAGCAGCAGGCCCGGCCGCATCCGGTGGGCGTAGACGACCACGGCGGCCGGTTGGATGCGGCGGAGCAGGCAGAGCGGGCGGACCACATGGAGCAGAGCGAGCAGCCGGGACAGCAGGCGCATCAGCACGATGCGCCTGCCCCCGAACACCAGGTGCAGGATCAACAGCATGCGCACGAGCCGCACCCGCAGGACCGCAGCGGCGCCCGGGCGATGTTCTACGAGCTGCGCAAGCTGCCCGACGGCTCCCCCGAGCGTGCGGAACTGCGCAACACCCTCGTCCGTATGCACCTCCCGCTCGTCGAGCATCTGGCCCGGCGCTTCCGCAACCGTGGCGAGCCGCTGGACGATCTGACCCAGGTCGCCACCATCGGCCTGATCAAGTCCGTGGACCGCTTCGACCCGGAGCGCGGCGTCGAGTTCTCCACGTACGCCACCCCCACCGTCGTCGGCGAGATCAAACGGCACTTCCGCGACAAGGGCTGGGCGGTCCGCGTCCCGCGCCGCCTCCAGGAGCTGCGGCTGTCGCTGACCACCGCGACCGCCGAGCTCTCCCAGCGGCACGGGCGTGCCCCCACGGTCCATGAGCTGGCGGAGCATCTGGCGATCTCCGAGGAGGAGGTCCTGGAGGGGCTGGAGTCGGCCAACGCCTACAGCACCCTCTCCCTGGACGTCCCGGACACCGACGACGAGTCCCCGGCCGTCGCCGACACCCTCGGCGCCGAGGACGAGGCGCTGGAGGGCGTGGAGTACCGCGAGTCCCTCAAGCCGCTGCTGGAGGACCTCCCGCCGCGCGAGAAGAAGATCCTGCTGCTGCGCTTCTTCGGCAACATGACCCAGTCGCAGATCGCCCAGGAGGTCGGCATCTCCCAGATGCACGTCTCCCGGCTCCTGGCCCGCACCCTCGCCCAGCTGCGCGACAAGCTGCTCGTCGAGGAGTGA